One Malaclemys terrapin pileata isolate rMalTer1 chromosome 9, rMalTer1.hap1, whole genome shotgun sequence DNA window includes the following coding sequences:
- the ZC3H12B gene encoding probable ribonuclease ZC3H12B isoform X1, which translates to MTAWSMVEKLKMEKRHSKEERNVEQDAGDCSAESEEWTSSESEPEQQCFKNSCSNTQWREKEISTKPHRQLCRSPCLDRPSFSQSSILQDLKLEECKINLDKEYQAKMDFALKLGYAGDQIQAVLNKLGADALINDILAELVRLGNKGESEGQGSVGSSSGTLVPRGPCPKEMASPELSLEDEVVDNTDNLRPIVIDGSNVAMSHGNKEEFSCRGIQLAVEWFLEKGHKDITVFVPAWRKEQSRPDAPITDQEILRKLEKEKILVFTPSRRVQGRRVVCYDDRFIVKLAFDSDGIIVSNDNYRDLQNEKPEWKKFIEERLLMYSFVNDKFMPPDDPLGRHGPSLENFLRKRPVIPEHKKQPCPYGKKCTYGHKCKYYHPERANQPQRSVADELRISAKLSAVKTMSEGALVKCGTGSSISKGEINSEVKRIAPKRQSDPSIRSVAVEPEERLSVARKSEANSVPSLVSALSVPTIPPSKSHAVGALNTRSASSPVPGSSQFTHQKSSLEHMASVQYPPILVTNSHGTSVSYTDQYPKYESLGDHGYYSMLSDFSNLSISSMRNTDYYGANADQGMYSRNSSPCPDNRLSHTSNDSYSSYNDLYLGVADARAEDNVKVHRLSSQNRLQPFSHGYHEALTRVQSYGTEEPKQLPRKQSVSHLALHVQHPVVGARSSCPGDYPVPQNVHPSATAQPSRALVMTRMDSISDSRLYESNPMRQRRPPLCREQHASWDPLPCAADTYAYHSYPLSNNLMQPCYEPVMVRSMPEKMEQLWRNPWIGVCGEPQEQHIIPEHQYQTYKNLCNIFPAGIVLSVMEKNPHMTDAQQLAAMIVAKLRTGR; encoded by the exons ATGACGGCCTGGTCTATGGTGGAGAAGTTGAAAATGGAGAAGAGGCATTCCAAAGAAGAGAGGAATGTGGAACAGGATGCTGGGGACTGCAGTGCTGAATCTGAGGAATGGACAAGCTCAGAAAGTGAGCCTGAACAACAATGCTTCAAAAACAGCTGTAGCAATACTCAGTGGAGGGAAAAGGAAATTTCTACTAAACCACATAGGCAACTCTGTCGCTCTCCTTGCCTGGATCGTCCAAGTTTCTCACAGAGCAGTATCCTTCAGGACTTGAAACTGGAAGAGTGTAAAATAAACTTGGACAAGGAATACCAGGCTAAAATGGATTTTGCTTTAAAGCTTGGGTATGCTGGAGATCAGATCCAGGCAGTGCTGAACAAGTTGGGAGCAGATGCTCTAATCAATGATATTTTGGCAGAACTCGTGAGACTTGGCAACAAGGGTGAATCAGAGGGACAAGGCAGTGTCGGCAGTAGTAGTGGTACTCTGGTGCCCAGGGGTCCTTGCCCAAAGGAAATGGCCAGCCCTGAACTGTCACTTGAAGATGAAGTAGTGGATAACACTGACAACTTAAGACCAATTGTCATTGATGGAAGTAACGTGGCTATGAG CCATGGGAATAAAGAAGAATTTTCCTGTCGGGGAATTCAGCTAGCTGTTGAGTGGTTTCTGGAGAAAGGACATAAAGATATCACTGTATTTGTACCTGCGTGGAGAAAAGAGCAGTCTCGACCTGATGCACCAATTACAG ATCAAGAAATTTTACGTAAGTTGGAGAAAGAAAAAATTCTTGTATTCACCCCATCTCGGCGAGTTCAGGGAAGAAGGGTGGTCTGCTATGATGACCGGTTCATAGTAAAACTGGCTTTTGACTCAGATGGCATCATTGTGTCAAATGACAATTATCGGGATCTTCAGAATGAAAAGCCAGAGTGGAAGAAATTCATAGAGGAACGCCTGCTAATGTATTCTTTTGTGAATGACAA atTTATGCCTCCTGATGATCCTTTAGGACGCCATGGTCCAAGCCTTGAAAATTTCCTAAGAAAAAGGCCTGTTATTCCTGAACATAAAAAACAACCATGCCCTTATG GCAAAAAATGCACCTATGGACACAAATGTAAATATTATCATCCAGAACGCGCAAATCAGCCTCAGAGGTCAGTAGCAGATGAGCTTCGAATAAGTGCCAAATTGTCTGCTGTGAAAACTATGAGTGAGGGAGCTTTGGTCAAATGTGGCACAGGATCATCCATTTCCAAAGGAGAAATCAATTCTGAAGTGAAACGTATTGCCCCCAAACGCCAGTCAGACCCAAGCATTAGATCAGTTGCTGTGGAACCTGAGGAAAGACTGTCAGTAGCACGGAAGTCAGAAGCCAACTCTGTCCCTTCTCTTGTTTCTGCATTAAGTGTACCAACAATCCCTCCTTCAAAAAGCCATGCTGTTGGTGCATTAAATACTCGTTCTGCAAGCAGCCCTGTACCAGGGTCATCACAATTTACTCATCAAAAATCCTCACTAGAACACATGGCCAGTGTGCAGTATCCTCCCATACTGGTCACCAATAGCCATGGCACTTCTGTTAGCTATACAGACCAGTATCCCAAATATGAATCTTTAGGAGACCATGGCTACTATTCCATGCTCAGTGATTTCTCCAATTTGAGCATAAGCAGTATGCGTAACACAGATTATTATGGGGCTAATGCAGACCAAGGGATGTACTCTAGAAATTCAAGCCCCTGTCCTGACAATCGCTTAAGCCATACAAGTAATGATTCTTATTCCTCTTATAATGATTTGTATCTGGGTGTAGCAGATGCCAGGGCAGAAGACAATGTGAAGGTCCACAGACTTTCATCCCAAAATCGTCTTCAGCCTTTTTCCCATGGTTACCATGAAGCCTTAACTAGAGTTCAGAGTTATGGAACTGAAGAGCCTAAACAACTCCCTCGCAAACAGTCTGTTTCCCATTTAGCACTGCATGTCCAGCATCCAGTTGTTGGAGCACGGTCCAGTTGTCCAGGAGACTACCCAGTGCCTCAGAATGTTCATCCATCAGCCACTGCACAGCCAAGCCGTGCCTTGGTCATGACAAGAATGGACAGTATTTCCGACTCACGGCTTTATGAAAGTAACCCTATGCGGCAGAGAAGGCCACCCCTCTGTCGAGAGCAGCACGCTAGTTGGGATCCATTACCATGTGCTGCTGATACTTACGCTTACCACTCCTATCCACTGAGCAACAATCTCATGCAACCATGTTATGAACCTGTAATGGTAAGAAGCATGCCTGAAAAGATGGAGCAACTGTGGAGGAATCCCTGGATTGGGGTATGTGGAGAGCCACAGGAACAGCATATTATTCCAGAACATCAGTATCAGACATACAAGAATCTCTGCAATATTTTCCCTGCTGGTATTGTCCTCTCGGTAATGGAGAAAAATCCCCATATGACAGACGCACAACAGCTGGCAGCTATGATTGTTGCCAAATTGAGAACAGGGCGTTAA
- the ZC3H12B gene encoding probable ribonuclease ZC3H12B isoform X2, whose amino-acid sequence MRWELVETAAVGPLKRRRQPPPAIRRQFGARLCHQPPKGAASSVSESGHGNKEEFSCRGIQLAVEWFLEKGHKDITVFVPAWRKEQSRPDAPITDQEILRKLEKEKILVFTPSRRVQGRRVVCYDDRFIVKLAFDSDGIIVSNDNYRDLQNEKPEWKKFIEERLLMYSFVNDKFMPPDDPLGRHGPSLENFLRKRPVIPEHKKQPCPYGKKCTYGHKCKYYHPERANQPQRSVADELRISAKLSAVKTMSEGALVKCGTGSSISKGEINSEVKRIAPKRQSDPSIRSVAVEPEERLSVARKSEANSVPSLVSALSVPTIPPSKSHAVGALNTRSASSPVPGSSQFTHQKSSLEHMASVQYPPILVTNSHGTSVSYTDQYPKYESLGDHGYYSMLSDFSNLSISSMRNTDYYGANADQGMYSRNSSPCPDNRLSHTSNDSYSSYNDLYLGVADARAEDNVKVHRLSSQNRLQPFSHGYHEALTRVQSYGTEEPKQLPRKQSVSHLALHVQHPVVGARSSCPGDYPVPQNVHPSATAQPSRALVMTRMDSISDSRLYESNPMRQRRPPLCREQHASWDPLPCAADTYAYHSYPLSNNLMQPCYEPVMVRSMPEKMEQLWRNPWIGVCGEPQEQHIIPEHQYQTYKNLCNIFPAGIVLSVMEKNPHMTDAQQLAAMIVAKLRTGR is encoded by the exons CCATGGGAATAAAGAAGAATTTTCCTGTCGGGGAATTCAGCTAGCTGTTGAGTGGTTTCTGGAGAAAGGACATAAAGATATCACTGTATTTGTACCTGCGTGGAGAAAAGAGCAGTCTCGACCTGATGCACCAATTACAG ATCAAGAAATTTTACGTAAGTTGGAGAAAGAAAAAATTCTTGTATTCACCCCATCTCGGCGAGTTCAGGGAAGAAGGGTGGTCTGCTATGATGACCGGTTCATAGTAAAACTGGCTTTTGACTCAGATGGCATCATTGTGTCAAATGACAATTATCGGGATCTTCAGAATGAAAAGCCAGAGTGGAAGAAATTCATAGAGGAACGCCTGCTAATGTATTCTTTTGTGAATGACAA atTTATGCCTCCTGATGATCCTTTAGGACGCCATGGTCCAAGCCTTGAAAATTTCCTAAGAAAAAGGCCTGTTATTCCTGAACATAAAAAACAACCATGCCCTTATG GCAAAAAATGCACCTATGGACACAAATGTAAATATTATCATCCAGAACGCGCAAATCAGCCTCAGAGGTCAGTAGCAGATGAGCTTCGAATAAGTGCCAAATTGTCTGCTGTGAAAACTATGAGTGAGGGAGCTTTGGTCAAATGTGGCACAGGATCATCCATTTCCAAAGGAGAAATCAATTCTGAAGTGAAACGTATTGCCCCCAAACGCCAGTCAGACCCAAGCATTAGATCAGTTGCTGTGGAACCTGAGGAAAGACTGTCAGTAGCACGGAAGTCAGAAGCCAACTCTGTCCCTTCTCTTGTTTCTGCATTAAGTGTACCAACAATCCCTCCTTCAAAAAGCCATGCTGTTGGTGCATTAAATACTCGTTCTGCAAGCAGCCCTGTACCAGGGTCATCACAATTTACTCATCAAAAATCCTCACTAGAACACATGGCCAGTGTGCAGTATCCTCCCATACTGGTCACCAATAGCCATGGCACTTCTGTTAGCTATACAGACCAGTATCCCAAATATGAATCTTTAGGAGACCATGGCTACTATTCCATGCTCAGTGATTTCTCCAATTTGAGCATAAGCAGTATGCGTAACACAGATTATTATGGGGCTAATGCAGACCAAGGGATGTACTCTAGAAATTCAAGCCCCTGTCCTGACAATCGCTTAAGCCATACAAGTAATGATTCTTATTCCTCTTATAATGATTTGTATCTGGGTGTAGCAGATGCCAGGGCAGAAGACAATGTGAAGGTCCACAGACTTTCATCCCAAAATCGTCTTCAGCCTTTTTCCCATGGTTACCATGAAGCCTTAACTAGAGTTCAGAGTTATGGAACTGAAGAGCCTAAACAACTCCCTCGCAAACAGTCTGTTTCCCATTTAGCACTGCATGTCCAGCATCCAGTTGTTGGAGCACGGTCCAGTTGTCCAGGAGACTACCCAGTGCCTCAGAATGTTCATCCATCAGCCACTGCACAGCCAAGCCGTGCCTTGGTCATGACAAGAATGGACAGTATTTCCGACTCACGGCTTTATGAAAGTAACCCTATGCGGCAGAGAAGGCCACCCCTCTGTCGAGAGCAGCACGCTAGTTGGGATCCATTACCATGTGCTGCTGATACTTACGCTTACCACTCCTATCCACTGAGCAACAATCTCATGCAACCATGTTATGAACCTGTAATGGTAAGAAGCATGCCTGAAAAGATGGAGCAACTGTGGAGGAATCCCTGGATTGGGGTATGTGGAGAGCCACAGGAACAGCATATTATTCCAGAACATCAGTATCAGACATACAAGAATCTCTGCAATATTTTCCCTGCTGGTATTGTCCTCTCGGTAATGGAGAAAAATCCCCATATGACAGACGCACAACAGCTGGCAGCTATGATTGTTGCCAAATTGAGAACAGGGCGTTAA